TAGCGGACTTTATCGCGAACCAGTGGGAAATGCGGTGGGCCTTTGTGCGGATTTCCATGGCGATCTACGACCGTCCAGCCGCAGGGCAGGGAGCCGACACTATCGGCTGCCATATCGGCACCGGTGAAGATTGCAACGACACCCGGTGCGGCAACGGCAGCGGTGCTGTCGATCGACTTAACGACCGCATGAGCATGGGGCGAGCGCACGAAGACCGCCCAAACCTGATCCGCTCGGTTGATGTCATCGACATATTTGCCCACACCGGTCAGAAAACGTTGATCTTCGCGACGGCGGACAGAAGAACCTACTCCTGAATCAGGCATTGTCTCACCCTCCCATCTCGTCGGCTGCGGCCTGGATGGCCTTGACGATGTTCTGATAGCCGGTGCAACGACAGATGTTGCCCTCCAGCCAATCTCGAATTTCTGTCTCGCTGGGTTTCGGGTTCTCCTGCAACAGATCCACCGCGCTCATCACCATGCCAGGTGTGCAAAAGCCGCACTGCAATCCGTGGTGTTCCCGGAAGGCTGCCTGCATGGGATGCAATTCGCCGTTCACCGCAAGCCCTTCAATCGTGGTCACTTCCGTATCGTTGGCCTGAATCGCCAGCATGCTGCAGGCTTTTACCGACTTACCGTTCACATGTACGACGCAAGAGCCGCATTGACTGGTATCGCAACCGACGTGTGTGCCGGTAAGGCGCAGATTTTCACGCAAAAAGCTGACCAGCAAGGTGCGGGGTTCGACCTCCGCCGAAACCTGCTTGCCATTCACTTTCATGGAAACGCTGGGCATATTTTCCTCCCTTTTGCGCAGCATAGGCGGCGTCCTTGGACGTCCTGCGAAATTGTTCGGCCCGTCATTCATGCGGACAGTTCGATGGGTGAGTGTGTGTCCCCCTCGGGTCTTTGGTCAAGAACTTGCAAGCGTTAATTGAGCAGCTTGTCCAATTTACCAATTGAATGGCGCCGGCAGCGTCATGGTTGTCGCTCAGGTGCGTCCGAACATTACGATCAATAAAATGATGATGGCGACCAATCCGGAAATCCAGACCAAAGGTGAAAGGCCCGGCTTGCGCTTAGCCTCCGCCAATGCCTCCTCAATTTCCTGCTTGTCGAGCGCCTCATCGGGATCCGCATGCAAGGGTGTGTGCGGGGGAGTATGAGAGGGGGCTTGCGTGGGTGACCCATCGTCGGATTGTCCCTGTGCATGGGCACCTATAGCTTGCTCCAGCCCGTCTGTCGGACCACCGGAGCCGGAGGAAACGATTTGGGAAAAGGTCGCAAAGAACTCATCGGAGAGCTTCTTTGCGGTTCCATCGATCAGGCGCGAGCCGATCTGTGCAAGCTTACCGCCGACTTTGGCATCGACCTCATAGCTCAGCAGGGTGCCATTTTCTTTGGTCGTGAGCTTTACCTTGGCGTTGCCTTTTGCGAAACCGGCGGCACCGCCCTTACCTTCGCCTGACAAGGTGTAACTTTCCGGTGGCACCAAGTCCTCAAGCACGACGTGACCACCGAAAGTCGCTGATACAGGCCCTACCTTGGCTTTGACCTTCGCGTCGAAGCCGCCGTCTTCACTCCGATCCAACGACTGGCAGCCCGGGATGGACTGGCGCAGTACTTCAGGATCATTCAGTGCATCCCAGACCTTCTCTCGCGAGGCGGGGATAAGGACTTCGCCGGTCATCTGCATGGGTTGCTCTCCAGGTGGCCAGTGTCGTGGTGCGGCAAAGACCTAGGCTAAGACGCTACCCTTATCACTGCAACCGCCAAGAGGACGCGCAAAGGCGTCAACCGCCCAGGAACAAACGCCCGACTTCCGGATTCTCCAGAAGCTCAGTACCGGTGCCTGCAAGCGCCAATTGGCCGGATACCAAAACATACCCGAGATCAGCAAACTCCAGGCCCTTCTTGGCATTCTGCTCGACCATCACAATGGTTTTGCCTTCGACATTCTGCAGGTCGGCCAAAATCTCGAACACCATATCGATAAAGCGGGGTTCCAGCCCGATCGACGGCTCATCGACTAACAAGACTTCCGGGTTCATGATCAAGGCACGCGAGATTTCAAGCAAACGCCGCTCGCCCCCCGATAGTGTGCCGGCACGTTGATGGCGACGATCCGCTAGTCGCGTGTACTTCTCGAACACCCGGTCCGCAGATTGCTTGGCCTCAGCCGGCCGGTTCTTGAGGTACCCACCCATCAGAAGGTTCTCTTCGACGGTCATGTCCGGGAACACAGAATTGTCCTGGAGAATATAGGCGACGCCCGCATCACGCAGTTTTTCCTTGGGGCTGAGGCTGGTGATGTCGTTACCCCCAACGAAAATCTTTCCTCCGTATATATTGGTAAACCCGAAGATCGAGTGCAGGATCGTTGATTTTCCCGCGCCATTGGGGCCGATCAAGCAGAGGGACTGTCCCTTGCCGACCACCAAGTCAAACTCATGGAGGATCTCCATCTTGCCGTAGCCGGCACGCAACCCTTCGATCGTGACAAAGGGCTCGCCTTTACAGTAGCCCCTCAGGGTTGCAGCGTCTGGACGTTGCTCCGATAAGGCTTGAGCTTCCTTGGCAACCTGATCGACCGACATGACCGATTCGACGGTGCCGGTGCCATAGCCGCTGATCCGCTTCTTTTTTTCGCTTTCGGTTTCGCTGGCCATTAATGTGCTCCCAGGTAGGCGTCGATCACGCGCGGGTCATTCTGGATTTCGTTTGGACCGCCTTCTGCCAGAAGCTGACCATGCGCCAGGCAGTAGATACGCTTTGCAATGTTCATGATCACCCGCATGTTGTGCTCGATAACCAGCAGAGTGATGCCGAATTCCTGGTTCGCCCGGAGAAGGCGATCCAACAGGCCGTTGATGAGCGTCGGGTTGATGCCGGCGGTCGGTTCATCCAACAGCAGCATCTTCGGCTCGTTCATCAAGGCCATCGCGAATTCCAGGAGTTTTTGCTGGCCGAAGGAAAGCGAGCCCGCCATCAGATGACGTTTGCTATAGAGCCCAACAAACTCCATCAGCTCGTCACAGCGCTCCAAGTCCGCCTTGGGATGCCGCTGCAATAGGGCAAAAATTCCCTCCTCCTTGTGAGGGACGGAGATCAACATATTTTCAACGCAAGTCATGGCGCCGTAGATTCGGGTTTGTTGGAAGGTGCGCAAAAGGCCCAAACGAGCGATCTGTGGCACCAGCATCTTGGAAATTTCCTGCCCTTCGAACTGGACGGAGCCGCTGTCGATAGGATGATAGCCGACAATCGAGTTGTAGAGTGTTGTCTTGCCTGAGCCGTTAGGCCCGATCAGACCGACGATTTCGCCTTGATTGACGTGCATCGAGATATCGCTGTTAGCGATGATGCCGCCGAAGCGTTTGGATACGCTTTCAACGTTCAGCATGGTAGTCATGATGCATTCCCCTCGCTTGCGGCTTCTTCGTCTTCAACCCGGTAGCCGAAAAGCTCAGGTTTGCGTTCACGCAACCATCCGAGAATGCCGAGCGGGAAGAAGACGACAATGATAACGATCAGCAACCCGAGGGCCACGCGCTGCCAGCCGAGAAGATAGGTCCAGAACAGCTCCTGCGTGACATGGAACACGATTGCACCGACCACCGGTCCCCAGAGCAGTCCCTTGCCGCCCAGGATCGCCATCAGCACCATCCAGACGCCGAAGGTTGCGCCCGCAAAAGCACTGTCGCGCGGATCAATGAAGCCCAACACATTTCCGGCCAATCCGCCACCAATCGCGAGGAACAGGGCGGATATGGCCCAGGCGATCGT
This is a stretch of genomic DNA from Limibacillus halophilus. It encodes these proteins:
- a CDS encoding (2Fe-2S)-binding protein — its product is MPSVSMKVNGKQVSAEVEPRTLLVSFLRENLRLTGTHVGCDTSQCGSCVVHVNGKSVKACSMLAIQANDTEVTTIEGLAVNGELHPMQAAFREHHGLQCGFCTPGMVMSAVDLLQENPKPSETEIRDWLEGNICRCTGYQNIVKAIQAAADEMGG
- a CDS encoding SRPBCC family protein — encoded protein: MQMTGEVLIPASREKVWDALNDPEVLRQSIPGCQSLDRSEDGGFDAKVKAKVGPVSATFGGHVVLEDLVPPESYTLSGEGKGGAAGFAKGNAKVKLTTKENGTLLSYEVDAKVGGKLAQIGSRLIDGTAKKLSDEFFATFSQIVSSGSGGPTDGLEQAIGAHAQGQSDDGSPTQAPSHTPPHTPLHADPDEALDKQEIEEALAEAKRKPGLSPLVWISGLVAIIILLIVMFGRT
- a CDS encoding ABC transporter ATP-binding protein, which codes for MASETESEKKKRISGYGTGTVESVMSVDQVAKEAQALSEQRPDAATLRGYCKGEPFVTIEGLRAGYGKMEILHEFDLVVGKGQSLCLIGPNGAGKSTILHSIFGFTNIYGGKIFVGGNDITSLSPKEKLRDAGVAYILQDNSVFPDMTVEENLLMGGYLKNRPAEAKQSADRVFEKYTRLADRRHQRAGTLSGGERRLLEISRALIMNPEVLLVDEPSIGLEPRFIDMVFEILADLQNVEGKTIVMVEQNAKKGLEFADLGYVLVSGQLALAGTGTELLENPEVGRLFLGG
- a CDS encoding ABC transporter ATP-binding protein, translating into MTTMLNVESVSKRFGGIIANSDISMHVNQGEIVGLIGPNGSGKTTLYNSIVGYHPIDSGSVQFEGQEISKMLVPQIARLGLLRTFQQTRIYGAMTCVENMLISVPHKEEGIFALLQRHPKADLERCDELMEFVGLYSKRHLMAGSLSFGQQKLLEFAMALMNEPKMLLLDEPTAGINPTLINGLLDRLLRANQEFGITLLVIEHNMRVIMNIAKRIYCLAHGQLLAEGGPNEIQNDPRVIDAYLGAH